The DNA sequence AGGGCACCGGTTCGGCGCAGGGCGCCGGCCGGGCGGCATCCGGAACCGGCCAGGCCCGCCCTGTCTACTCGACCGGAACCGGCCAGCCCGCGCAGAACAACTTCACTCCGCGCGCGTCGCGACCGACCGGCTCGCGTCGCGCGCAGCACAGCGGCACCCGCGGCTGAGCTGCGGCATCCGCGCGAGAAAGGCCCGAGGCGATCGCCTCGGGCCTTTTCCGTATCCGCTCAGGCGCGGACGGGCTTGGAGTAGGTGGCGTCGCCGAAACCGAGGATGAAGAAGCCGATGAAGGAGATGAGCCACAGCAGGAAGAACGACCAGGCACCGCCCTTGCCGAATGCGGCGCCCACCTTGATGGCGACGATGATCGAGAACACGATGTTGACGATCGGGATGAGGTAGAGCAGCGACATCCACCCCGAGTAGCCGGCGATCTTGACCAGGATCACGATGTTGACGATGGGGATCAGGGCGAGGATGCCGGGCCAGCCGGCTTTCTTGAAGACCATCCACATCGCGATCGCGATCAGGACGTACCAGAGGAACGTGAGGATGCCCGTCGTGACGTTGAACAGGGCGTCGTTCACGTTCGTGCTGATCGGCGTGACTTCGGTGAGCCGGGAGAGGGAGGCGAGGTTCATGCCGCTCATCATAGGGGCGCATCTGCGCTGGTCCGAGGGGATTTCTGCGGCGCGGCAAACCGATCCGCACGCGCCTCCGAACACCCTCTGAGCGCGGCACGAACGCCGCGCACCACACAGGAGGTCCTCATGCGTTCGTCACCCAACCGCCTCATCGCGACCATCTTCGGAGCGGTGTACATCCTCGTCGGGCTGCTCGGCTTCGCCGTCACCGGCGGCGTCGGCTTCCTCGCCACCGAAGGAGGCCTGCTGCTGGGCATCTTCATGGTGAACCCGCTGCACAACGTCGCCCACCTGCTCATCGGCGCCGCGCTGCTGATCGCGGGGCTCACCTCGGCGCGTGCTGCGAAGGGCGTGAACATCACGATCGGTGCGGTCTACCTGCTGCTCGGCATCGTCGGGTTCTTCCTGGTCGGCACGGCGTTGAACATCCTCGCGCTGAACACGTTCGACCACTTCCTGCACCTGGCCAGCGCCATCGTGCTGCTGGGCGTCGGGCTCGGGGCCGAGCGCGGCACGCGCGCGGGCCTGTCGACCCGCGCCGCCTGAACGGAGCCGACATGGACAGCCTGACCGCCCCGCGCACGATCGCCACATCGGACGAGGAGGTCGTCGCCTCGGGGGGCCGCGCGACCGCCTCGATCTGGCCCGCGATCGTCGCGTGGGGCGCAGGGCTGGTCCAGATCGCGCTCGGTGCCGGCGCCATCACGACGGTGCAGGACGATCCCGCCATCGGGGTGGTCGGGATCTCCCTGATCGTGATCGGCGCCGGCGCCCTCGGCTGGGGTGCGGTGATCCTGGCCCGCGGACGCATCGTCGCTCCGCGGGCGAGCATCGCCGGGTCCCTGGCCGGGATCCTCGTCACAGCGACCGCGCTGGCGCTCGACCCCGTGCGGATCAGCGTGTTCGCCGTGGCCGTGGCGATCGTCCTGCTGATCGCCGTGGCCCTGGGCTGCGCGCGTGCGACTCGCCGATCGGATGCCGGCCGCTCAGGTCTGATCGGGCTCGTGGTCGCCGCGGTGCTGGTCTCGGGCGCCGTCACTCCGGCGCTGGCTGCGACCGAAGCCGGCCGTCACGCCGTGCCGCACGGCGAGATGGTGGAGCACTCGCACCACTGAGCCTCGCACTCACCCATCCCGCCGCGCGCGTGCTCCCCCGCTGAGACGGTGGGTTCTCCGCCGAGATGGTGGGTTCCCCGCCGAGATGGTGGGTTCTCCGTCGAGATGGTGGGTTCTCCGCCGAGATGGTGGTCACCACCTCGACGGGAAAGGGACCACCTCGACGGGAAAGGGACCACCTCGACGGGAAAGAGACCACCTCGACGGGGAAGAGACCACCTCGGCGAGGAAGAGACCACCTCGGCGACAAACCCAGGGGCGCGGGCGGGCGAGGACCTCGGGTCAGACGGCGGAGATCCGCCAGGATGCCGAGGCCGACGCCTCCGGCTCGAGGACGATCAGGCCCGCGTCGTAGTCGTATCGGTCCGCGTTGAACGCATCGGGCGCGCAGGTCATCGGCTCCACCGCCAGACCCGTCCGGTGCCCGGGCCTGCCCACACCCTTGTCGGACGTGTGGATCTGCACCCAGGGGCACGCGGCATCCCACGTCATCTCGACGCCGGAACCGGCCGCGTCCGTGACCCGCACGCGCGCGAGGCCGGCCTCGTCGCGCTGCAGCGCCGTATAGGCGTGGTCGATCTCCACCGCACGGATCGCGCGGGCGGCGCGGAAGTCGAACCGTTCCGGATCGTCCGCGTCGACCGGGCGCAGTCCGATCGGGCTGAGGCGATCAGGCGTGACTGCGAGCACCTCGTCGGCCGGCAGGTCCAGCGTCCAGTCATCGACGTGACCGGCGCCCGCCACCAGGTACGGGTGCGGGCCGGTGCCCCAGGGAGCGGCATCCGGACTCTCGTTCGTCGCCGTGACGGTCTGCGTCAGCCCCTCCGCATCGAGCGAGAACGTCGTGCGGATGACGACGCGCCAGGGATACCCGGTCTGCGGCTCGACCGCAGCCTCGAGGGTGACGTGACTCGGCCCCTTGTCGACCGCTTCGTAGTCGAGCCAGGCGGCCAGGCCGTGCAGTGCGTGATGCCGGGCCGGTTCGGTGAGTGCGACCTGGCGTTCGGTCCCGCCGAAGGCATACAGCCCGTCGACGATGCGGTTCGGCCACGGCGCGAGCGTCGCGCCCCGATACGAAGGTCGTACCTCATCGGCGTCGAACGGGACGACGAGGTCGCGCCCCGCGAAGGTGAGGGAGCGCAGGCTCGCACCCACGCTCGCGATGACGGCTTCGTAGTCGCCCGCGCGGAGCGCGTGCTGGGTACCGGACAGAACAGTTCTCATGGGATGCGCCTCGCGAGGGTCGGAAGGCCCCATGTTATCGTCACCAGGCTCGATGCCGCGGCCTTACCGCCCCGTCGCGAATCGCTGCTCCGGGTCCAGCTGCTCGCCGAGCTTGGCGGTGATCCGCGCGAGATCGGCGAGGTCTTCGGGCGAGAGCGCATCGATCACGAGCCGGCGGGCGGTGGCGATGTGCCCCGGTGTGGCGCGGACGAGCTCGCGTCGCCCGGCATTGGTCAGCGTCACTCGCGAGACCCGCCGGTCGGCCGGGGACGTCGACTTCTGCACGAGGCCGCGCCGCTCGAGCCGCGAGCACACGTGCGACAGCCGCGAGAGCGTCGCGTTCGTCGCCTCGGCGATCTCGCTCATGGATGCCGTCGATTCCGGCATCCACCGAAGGTAGGTCATGACACCGAACTCGAAGTGCGTCATCGCCGAGTCCCGCTGCAGTTGCGAGTCGAGCTCGCTCGGCAGCAGGTCGCACACGCGGATGAGACCGAGCCACGCCTGCGCCTCCTCCGGCGTCATCCGCGGCACCGGGTGGGTCATCGTCCGCTCCGCTCCGCGCGTCGTCACGCCGCCGGGAGGTTCAAGAGGTGGCCGGTGTGGTCGCGCTTGGCCTGAAGATACCGCGCGTTCGCCGCGGTCAGGTGCACGCCCGTCGGCACGGTCTCCTCGACGTCCACTCCGAGCGCCTCCAGCTGCGCGACCTTGTCCGGGTTGTTCGTCAGGAGGCGGACGCGACGGATGCCGACGGCCTGCAGCATCTGCGCGGCCGCCGTGTAGTCGCGCTCGTCCTCGCCGTGGCCGAGCGCTGCATTCGCCTCGTACGTGTCGAGCCCCTGGTCTTGCAGGGCGTACGCGTCGAGCTTCGCGTAGAGTCCGATGCCCCGCCCCTCCTGACGGAGATAGAGCAGCGCACCACCCTCGAGGCTCAGCCTCTCGACGGCTTCGCGCAGCTGCGGACCGCAGTCGCAGCGCTGCGAGCCGAACACGTCGCCGGTGAGGCACTCGCTGTGCAGACGGACGAGCGGGACCTCCGCCTCGCCCGGTCCGTCGAAGCGCAGCAGCAGGTGCTCCGCGCCGTCGGCGAGATGACGGAAGGTCGACACGCGCGCGTCCGCCTCGAAGCCGTCGCTGAATCGGAGCGGAATCCGCACCTCCCTGCGGACCTCCGCGGCGGGCGGGAACGGAATCGGCGCGCTCATGCCGCAGCGCCTTCCCGGGTGACGGTCAGCAGCGTCCCCCAGGGGTCGCGCAGGCGCAGGCTCTCACCATCGTCCTCGGCGGCGACCCCGTGATGCCGGGCGCGGTCGGCGAGCGCGAGCACGTCGCTGCGGTCCGGCATCCGCAATCGCACGTCACCGAGGCCGAGCGAGACGGCACGGGGTCCCGCGCCGGCGCTGTGCCACGTGTTCAGGCCGATGTGGTGGTGGTAGCCGCCGGCGGAGATGAACAGGGCGGAGCCGACGTCGATCGTGACGTCGAAGCCGAGCATGTCCACGTAGAACCGGCGTGCGGTGGGGATGTCGCCGACCTGCAGGTGCACGTGACCGATCGTGGCTTCATCCTGAGTCTCGCGCGCGGGATCGAAGTGCTCGCGCAGGAACGCGTTCGGGTCGATCGCGGTGTTCTGCGGCATCCATCCGGCCGGCTTGTTCTGCCACACCTCGACGGGTCGGTCCCAGTACAACTCGATGCCGTTGCCCTCCGGGTCGTGGAAGTAGAAGGCGTTGCTGAACGTGTGGTCGGTCGCACCCTCGTACAGATGAGGAGCCTGGCGCGCCATCGACAGCACGGCAGTGGACAGCGCCGCACGATCGGGGAACGCGATGGCCGTGTGGTAGAGCCCGGCGTCGCGCCGGTCGAAGGGCGGCAGGTCGGGCGTGTGGGTGAGGGTCATGATCGGGATGCCGTCGCGGCCGAGTGTCGCGCGGGCCCCCGACTGGTTGAGCACATCGAGCGTCACAGCGCGACGGTAGAACTCGGTCTGCGCGTCGAGGTCTCCGACGAGGAGTTCGACGGTATCCATCCGGGTCGCGTCGGCGGCGGCGCCGCCGGTGTGGATCGGCGCCGGGCGCCAATCCAGAGCGGTCGTGGTCATCGGTCTCCCCCCTCGTCGGTGGGTTCGTGTGGGCCCGCCGTTGGTTGACCCAACAACCAATTCGTGCGTCTATTCCCTACTGCTTCGCGAGAGGGCACATCTGTAGGGCAACACGCCGTGGGAGACGCACGTTTGTGCCCTCTCGCGAAGCAGCAGGAACGAAGCGGCGCCCCGGCCGAAAGGCCGAGGCGCCGCTTCGCAAGGAGACGGGGTCAGTCGAGCAGACCCGAGACGAG is a window from the Microbacterium lacus genome containing:
- a CDS encoding DUF5684 domain-containing protein, whose product is MNLASLSRLTEVTPISTNVNDALFNVTTGILTFLWYVLIAIAMWMVFKKAGWPGILALIPIVNIVILVKIAGYSGWMSLLYLIPIVNIVFSIIVAIKVGAAFGKGGAWSFFLLWLISFIGFFILGFGDATYSKPVRA
- a CDS encoding DUF4383 domain-containing protein, with amino-acid sequence MRSSPNRLIATIFGAVYILVGLLGFAVTGGVGFLATEGGLLLGIFMVNPLHNVAHLLIGAALLIAGLTSARAAKGVNITIGAVYLLLGIVGFFLVGTALNILALNTFDHFLHLASAIVLLGVGLGAERGTRAGLSTRAA
- a CDS encoding aldose 1-epimerase family protein — protein: MRTVLSGTQHALRAGDYEAVIASVGASLRSLTFAGRDLVVPFDADEVRPSYRGATLAPWPNRIVDGLYAFGGTERQVALTEPARHHALHGLAAWLDYEAVDKGPSHVTLEAAVEPQTGYPWRVVIRTTFSLDAEGLTQTVTATNESPDAAPWGTGPHPYLVAGAGHVDDWTLDLPADEVLAVTPDRLSPIGLRPVDADDPERFDFRAARAIRAVEIDHAYTALQRDEAGLARVRVTDAAGSGVEMTWDAACPWVQIHTSDKGVGRPGHRTGLAVEPMTCAPDAFNADRYDYDAGLIVLEPEASASASWRISAV
- a CDS encoding MarR family winged helix-turn-helix transcriptional regulator gives rise to the protein MTTRGAERTMTHPVPRMTPEEAQAWLGLIRVCDLLPSELDSQLQRDSAMTHFEFGVMTYLRWMPESTASMSEIAEATNATLSRLSHVCSRLERRGLVQKSTSPADRRVSRVTLTNAGRRELVRATPGHIATARRLVIDALSPEDLADLARITAKLGEQLDPEQRFATGR
- a CDS encoding GTP cyclohydrolase II; translated protein: MSAPIPFPPAAEVRREVRIPLRFSDGFEADARVSTFRHLADGAEHLLLRFDGPGEAEVPLVRLHSECLTGDVFGSQRCDCGPQLREAVERLSLEGGALLYLRQEGRGIGLYAKLDAYALQDQGLDTYEANAALGHGEDERDYTAAAQMLQAVGIRRVRLLTNNPDKVAQLEALGVDVEETVPTGVHLTAANARYLQAKRDHTGHLLNLPAA
- a CDS encoding VOC family protein — protein: MTTTALDWRPAPIHTGGAAADATRMDTVELLVGDLDAQTEFYRRAVTLDVLNQSGARATLGRDGIPIMTLTHTPDLPPFDRRDAGLYHTAIAFPDRAALSTAVLSMARQAPHLYEGATDHTFSNAFYFHDPEGNGIELYWDRPVEVWQNKPAGWMPQNTAIDPNAFLREHFDPARETQDEATIGHVHLQVGDIPTARRFYVDMLGFDVTIDVGSALFISAGGYHHHIGLNTWHSAGAGPRAVSLGLGDVRLRMPDRSDVLALADRARHHGVAAEDDGESLRLRDPWGTLLTVTREGAAA